In Lusitaniella coriacea LEGE 07157, a single genomic region encodes these proteins:
- a CDS encoding plasmid replication protein, CyRepA1 family → MYYQHKENSSLSARHRQEWLDSGVDPKLIELNVRSLDGFAAIESLIYALPHSERRNDGRIRDKWLKKYRHVEKGGWWCSGVDLLTFEEAEWGCFKPDFPRRGGKGKVIKYEHPPQADTELFALRVPQTIWDKIALRYGVKRYLSPLALRLQDRKQPVSFWEWIIRNPEIPILITEGAKKAGALLSAGFAAIALPGVFNGYRQRRDDGGQVVGLPRLIPQVDVLAKGERKFYFCFDQDEKPKTIENVNKAITKTGKLLANQGCALRVTRWELPAKGIDDVVATFGRNVLEQIVRNALRFESWQAQQYARLSYRPDVKLNQRYLDTPLPPSARLIALKSPKGTGKTEWLCQQAQEAIRNGQKVLVLTHRVQLGEALCQRFGIDYVTAMRSSQTQGVLGYGLCVDSLHPHSQARFDPEEWHDAVVIIDEAEQVFWHLLNSSTCQKERVAILRSLEALIQNVLSSEEGQVFLSDADLSDIALDFVRSLAGFPLKPYVIVNDWKPEEGWDVYTYETNKPRSLVAALVNDLHNGGVPLVCCSAQKMKSNWGTYNLECYLKKIFPNKKILRIDSETVSDPSHPACGCIDKLNEILPHYDIVLASPSIETGVSIDIQGHFTGVWGIAQGVQTADSVRQALARVREPIPRHLWAREQGFNGSRIGNGSTSIQSLLKSQHKLCRANIALLRESEFEDIDLGFQPDTLKTWAKRAVAINHSMSCYRQTIVDALQGEGHRIVSAKERREEEQQEIEEELKMTKDENYQQYCQTVAAAPNPDDRSLDLLQEKRSKTEGERLEERKGVLARRYPVEITPEVVERDGQGWYGNLQLHYYLTVGNLFLKVRDVKVLRSQLEQGEGAIWKPDFNAKALSAQVHALELLEIGQFLKEDATFTSHSLGQWGEQIKGIAWQVKAILGVTINQKDSPIAIAQLLLSKLGLKMPFLYKRGGRGKQQRVYGAAVPQDGREEIFERWFKRDEALAQAASQREIVVTHSNNKESIAEG, encoded by the coding sequence GTGTATTACCAGCACAAAGAGAATAGTTCGTTATCAGCACGCCATCGCCAAGAATGGCTCGACAGTGGCGTTGACCCAAAACTGATCGAACTAAACGTTCGCTCCCTTGATGGTTTTGCTGCCATTGAGTCTTTAATCTACGCCCTCCCCCACTCCGAACGCCGTAATGACGGACGCATCCGCGACAAGTGGCTCAAAAAGTACAGGCACGTTGAGAAAGGGGGTTGGTGGTGCAGCGGCGTTGACCTACTGACGTTTGAGGAGGCTGAATGGGGCTGTTTTAAGCCCGATTTTCCCCGGCGCGGCGGCAAAGGAAAAGTCATCAAATACGAACATCCTCCTCAAGCCGACACCGAACTGTTTGCCCTGCGCGTTCCCCAAACGATCTGGGACAAGATCGCACTGCGGTACGGCGTAAAGCGGTATCTGTCTCCCCTCGCCCTGCGACTGCAAGATCGAAAGCAGCCTGTAAGTTTCTGGGAATGGATTATAAGAAACCCCGAAATCCCTATCCTTATCACTGAGGGGGCAAAGAAGGCAGGGGCGTTACTGAGTGCTGGGTTTGCTGCTATTGCTCTTCCGGGGGTTTTTAACGGCTATCGGCAGCGCCGGGATGATGGCGGTCAGGTTGTTGGCTTGCCAAGGCTTATCCCCCAGGTGGATGTTTTAGCGAAGGGAGAACGTAAGTTTTATTTCTGCTTTGACCAAGATGAGAAGCCCAAGACGATTGAGAATGTTAATAAAGCCATTACCAAGACGGGCAAGTTGCTGGCAAATCAAGGCTGCGCTCTTCGCGTTACCCGTTGGGAGCTTCCAGCAAAGGGTATTGATGATGTGGTAGCAACGTTTGGTCGGAACGTGCTGGAGCAGATCGTGCGCAATGCCCTGCGCTTTGAGAGCTGGCAAGCACAGCAGTATGCGCGGCTCTCTTATCGTCCCGATGTCAAACTCAACCAACGATACCTGGATACTCCCCTCCCCCCTTCAGCGCGGCTGATTGCTCTTAAGTCTCCCAAGGGAACGGGGAAAACCGAGTGGCTCTGCCAACAGGCTCAAGAGGCAATTCGCAACGGACAAAAGGTGCTGGTTCTCACCCACCGCGTTCAGTTGGGAGAGGCGTTGTGCCAGCGATTTGGTATTGATTATGTGACGGCGATGCGAAGTTCTCAAACCCAAGGGGTACTCGGATATGGGCTGTGCGTTGATTCGCTACACCCCCACTCCCAAGCGCGGTTTGACCCTGAAGAGTGGCACGATGCGGTGGTGATTATTGATGAAGCAGAGCAGGTTTTTTGGCATCTGCTCAATTCTTCTACTTGCCAAAAGGAGCGAGTTGCGATTCTGCGCAGCCTTGAAGCCTTGATTCAGAACGTCCTCAGTAGTGAAGAAGGTCAGGTTTTTTTATCGGATGCTGACTTATCCGATATTGCCCTTGATTTTGTGCGCTCCCTGGCGGGTTTTCCCCTGAAGCCCTACGTCATTGTCAACGACTGGAAACCGGAGGAAGGATGGGATGTTTATACCTATGAGACTAACAAACCGCGATCGCTAGTCGCTGCACTGGTCAACGATCTTCACAATGGCGGCGTTCCTCTTGTTTGTTGTAGCGCTCAGAAGATGAAGAGTAACTGGGGAACCTATAATCTTGAGTGCTATCTCAAGAAGATTTTTCCCAACAAGAAAATTCTCCGCATTGATAGCGAAACCGTGAGCGATCCGAGTCATCCAGCGTGTGGTTGTATCGACAAGCTCAATGAGATTCTCCCCCACTACGACATTGTTCTGGCATCTCCTTCTATTGAAACGGGAGTTAGCATTGATATTCAAGGTCATTTCACCGGCGTGTGGGGCATTGCTCAGGGGGTGCAGACTGCCGATTCAGTCAGGCAGGCACTGGCACGAGTTCGAGAGCCGATTCCCCGGCATCTCTGGGCGAGGGAGCAGGGCTTTAACGGCAGTCGCATTGGTAATGGCAGCACCTCAATTCAGTCACTACTCAAGAGCCAGCACAAGCTATGTCGAGCCAATATTGCGTTGCTCAGAGAGTCGGAGTTTGAGGACATCGACCTCGGCTTTCAACCGGACACCCTCAAGACCTGGGCAAAGCGAGCAGTGGCAATTAACCACTCCATGAGTTGCTATCGTCAGACCATTGTGGATGCGCTCCAGGGGGAAGGACACCGGATTGTCTCGGCCAAAGAGCGCAGAGAAGAGGAGCAACAAGAAATTGAGGAGGAGCTAAAGATGACTAAGGATGAAAACTACCAGCAGTATTGCCAAACGGTGGCGGCTGCGCCTAATCCCGACGACCGCAGTTTGGATCTGTTACAGGAGAAGCGCAGTAAGACTGAGGGGGAACGCCTTGAGGAGCGCAAAGGGGTTCTCGCTCGACGCTATCCGGTTGAGATTACGCCGGAGGTGGTCGAGCGCGACGGGCAAGGTTGGTATGGAAACCTTCAGTTGCACTATTACCTGACGGTGGGCAATCTTTTTTTGAAGGTGCGAGATGTCAAGGTTTTGCGCTCTCAACTCGAACAGGGTGAGGGGGCGATTTGGAAGCCGGATTTTAACGCCAAGGCGCTCTCGGCACAGGTTCATGCCTTAGAGCTGTTGGAGATCGGGCAATTTTTGAAGGAAGATGCCACGTTTACCAGCCACAGCTTAGGTCAATGGGGGGAGCAGATCAAGGGGATTGCGTGGCAGGTGAAGGCGATCTTAGGGGTCACTATTAACCAGAAGGATTCGCCAATCGCTATTGCTCAATTGCTCCTCTCGAAGTTGGGCTTAAAGATGCCGTTTCTTTATAAGCGAGGCGGACGAGGAAAGCAGCAGCGAGTCTATGGTGCTGCGGTGCCACAAGACGGGCGAGAGGAGATTTTTGAGCGGTGGTTCAAACGGGATGAGGCGTTAGCACAAGCAGCTTCTCAAAGGGAAATTGTAGTCACCCACAGTAATAATAAGGAGAGTATTGCTGAGGGCTAA
- a CDS encoding PDDEXK nuclease domain-containing protein, with protein sequence MLKTVVELMETSRRRAARSINSIMTATYWEIGRQIVESEQKGESRAKYGKQLVERLSQDLTARFGRGFSQRNLEQMRRFYLLWSIPQTVSAESEMTDLDRKFPLPWSHYVQLLSVKSNEARSFYEAEALQGGWSVRQLRRQMATQFYERTLLSRNKAAMLEKGRDGEAIAPEEEIKDPFVLEFLALKDEYSESDLEEALIQHIESFLLELGRDFAFLGRQRRLRIGDQWFRVDLLFFHRRLRCLIIIDLKLGEFTHADVGQMHLYLNYAREHWMYPDENPPVGLILCNRKDEAVAHYALAGLPNKVMAAEYQMTLPDEKLLAQELEQTRKRIENRPEE encoded by the coding sequence ATGCTCAAAACCGTTGTCGAGCTGATGGAAACATCTCGCCGCAGGGCAGCTCGCTCCATCAACTCCATTATGACTGCAACCTATTGGGAAATTGGACGGCAAATTGTCGAATCCGAGCAAAAAGGAGAAAGCAGGGCTAAATATGGCAAGCAACTCGTCGAGCGACTGTCTCAAGACCTGACAGCTCGGTTTGGTCGAGGTTTCTCTCAGCGTAATCTCGAACAGATGAGGCGTTTTTACTTACTTTGGTCAATTCCGCAGACAGTGTCTGCGGAATCTGAGATGACCGACCTCGACCGAAAATTCCCCCTACCCTGGTCCCATTACGTTCAATTGCTTTCGGTCAAATCCAATGAGGCTCGCTCCTTCTATGAAGCTGAAGCCTTACAAGGGGGATGGTCAGTTCGGCAACTGCGACGGCAGATGGCAACTCAGTTCTACGAGCGAACGTTGTTATCTCGCAACAAGGCAGCGATGTTGGAGAAAGGGAGAGATGGTGAGGCGATTGCTCCTGAAGAAGAGATCAAAGACCCGTTTGTATTGGAGTTTCTCGCGCTCAAGGACGAGTATTCCGAGAGCGACCTTGAGGAAGCACTCATCCAGCATATTGAGAGTTTTCTATTGGAGTTGGGGCGAGACTTTGCCTTTCTTGGCCGTCAGCGTCGCTTGCGGATTGGCGACCAATGGTTTCGCGTCGATCTGTTGTTTTTCCATCGCCGCCTGCGGTGTTTGATCATTATCGACTTAAAACTTGGAGAATTCACCCATGCCGATGTCGGTCAAATGCACCTCTATCTCAACTATGCGCGAGAACACTGGATGTATCCTGATGAGAATCCCCCGGTTGGGCTAATTCTGTGCAATAGAAAAGATGAGGCCGTCGCTCATTACGCTTTAGCAGGCTTACCGAATAAGGTAATGGCTGCTGAGTATCAAATGACTTTACCCGATGAAAAGCTGTTGGCTCAGGAATTGGAGCAAACGCGCAAAAGAATTGAAAATCGCCCTGAAGAATAA
- a CDS encoding ribbon-helix-helix domain-containing protein produces MTDYNLENVPPQLRPASAALIEKKGKGLGIKNKQNPVCVMLPPQIDKIVKALPNRSEFIRAAIIEKLAREEGEIASPVLANLEEIRDRVLMTQPPRERKKLKALLDAFITEIKEEQGGKEGK; encoded by the coding sequence ATGACTGACTACAATCTTGAGAATGTCCCACCTCAACTGCGACCTGCTTCCGCAGCATTGATAGAGAAAAAAGGGAAAGGTTTAGGAATTAAAAACAAACAAAATCCTGTCTGTGTCATGTTGCCGCCACAGATAGATAAAATCGTAAAAGCACTTCCCAATCGGTCAGAATTTATTCGTGCTGCCATTATCGAAAAGTTAGCAAGGGAAGAGGGAGAGATAGCATCTCCTGTACTAGCTAATCTTGAGGAGATACGCGATCGCGTCCTAATGACCCAACCGCCGCGAGAACGCAAAAAGCTCAAAGCCTTGCTGGACGCATTTATTACTGAAATTAAAGAAGAGCAGGGGGGCAAGGAGGGAAAATAG
- a CDS encoding PDDEXK nuclease domain-containing protein yields MSKTLFSLPDDYDTFLSDLKERIRSAQVRAALAVNKELTLLYWQIGKDILARQKQQGWGAKVIQKLSKDLKKAFPDMKGFSRTSLLYMRAFAEAYPDEQIIQRSVGQLPWRHNIALLEKLKSPEQRLWYARQALENGWSRDILVMQIETNLYQRQGSAVTNFERTLPQAESDLAHQVLKSPYNLEFLGFREEVRERELEQALMKHMRDFLLELGVGFSFVGNQYRLEVEGDEFFVDLLFYHLKLRCFVVIELKMTGFKPEYSGQINFYVNVVDDLLRHPDDKPTIGIVLCQSKKKTVVEYALKGMSQPIGVSTYHLGDELPEQLQGSLPTVEQLEMELNTVVAEIESQPTEE; encoded by the coding sequence GTGTCCAAAACGTTATTTTCCCTTCCTGATGATTACGATACTTTCTTGAGTGACCTGAAAGAGCGCATTCGTAGCGCTCAAGTTCGTGCAGCTCTGGCGGTCAACAAGGAACTCACTCTGCTCTATTGGCAAATTGGGAAAGATATTCTCGCTCGACAAAAGCAGCAAGGTTGGGGAGCCAAAGTTATTCAAAAACTGTCAAAAGACTTGAAGAAAGCCTTTCCTGATATGAAGGGTTTTTCGCGGACGAGCCTGCTGTATATGAGAGCTTTTGCTGAAGCGTATCCCGACGAACAAATTATCCAACGCAGCGTTGGACAATTACCGTGGCGACACAATATCGCCTTGCTCGAAAAGCTGAAATCTCCAGAACAACGGCTTTGGTATGCAAGACAAGCCCTGGAAAATGGTTGGAGTCGTGACATTCTGGTAATGCAGATTGAAACGAACCTCTACCAGCGTCAGGGCAGTGCCGTAACGAATTTCGAGCGAACGTTACCGCAAGCCGAGTCAGATTTAGCCCATCAAGTTCTGAAAAGCCCCTATAATCTCGAATTTTTGGGTTTTCGCGAGGAAGTCCGCGAACGGGAGTTAGAGCAGGCGCTGATGAAGCATATGCGCGACTTCCTCCTGGAGTTAGGTGTGGGGTTCTCTTTCGTGGGAAATCAGTATCGCCTAGAGGTGGAAGGAGATGAATTTTTCGTCGATTTACTCTTTTATCACCTGAAATTACGCTGTTTTGTGGTGATTGAGCTGAAAATGACAGGGTTTAAACCGGAATACTCCGGTCAAATCAACTTCTACGTCAATGTGGTGGACGACCTCTTAAGGCATCCTGACGATAAACCTACGATTGGAATCGTTTTGTGCCAGTCGAAGAAAAAAACGGTTGTGGAGTATGCCCTCAAAGGAATGAGTCAACCGATCGGCGTATCGACGTATCATTTAGGCGATGAACTACCAGAACAGCTTCAGGGAAGTTTACCCACTGTTGAGCAGTTGGAGATGGAACTCAATACCGTCGTTGCAGAAATTGAAAGCCAGCCAACTGAAGAATAG
- a CDS encoding four helix bundle protein, with product MRSYQNLHIYQLASEVAKVIFELFKKFPVEEKDSLTAPIRHASHSVCANLAEAWEKRHDEATFIAQLNDCEAKAAGVQTWIDFAFNCNYLDRETSRELQAKYNQILSGLVSMANKPASWLMKPGNDSH from the coding sequence ATGAGAAGTTACCAGAACCTACACATCTACCAACTTGCTTCAGAAGTAGCCAAAGTAATCTTTGAACTCTTCAAGAAATTCCCTGTAGAAGAGAAAGATTCCTTAACCGCTCCGATTCGCCATGCTTCCCATTCCGTGTGCGCCAACTTAGCAGAAGCTTGGGAAAAGCGCCACGACGAAGCCACGTTTATCGCTCAACTCAATGATTGCGAAGCGAAAGCGGCTGGAGTGCAAACTTGGATAGATTTTGCGTTCAATTGCAACTACTTGGATAGGGAAACCAGCAGAGAACTTCAGGCAAAATACAATCAAATCCTGAGTGGATTAGTCAGTATGGCGAACAAACCCGCATCTTGGTTGATGAAGCCGGGAAACGACTCCCACTAG
- a CDS encoding restriction endonuclease subunit S, giving the protein MTIPQELAALITQLDRELDHIEELATEGLNLVRPLLERFPDNVIFIGLLATLNNALFFSNNCKNRIQIIIESFSTANIAIEVIQEAGEDLAELLGRVIEAKMQVSRIVARLKNFP; this is encoded by the coding sequence ATGACAATTCCTCAAGAACTTGCTGCGCTTATTACTCAACTCGATCGAGAACTCGATCACATAGAGGAGTTAGCAACAGAAGGATTGAACCTTGTCAGACCTTTATTAGAGCGTTTCCCCGATAACGTTATTTTCATCGGCTTATTAGCAACGCTCAACAATGCTTTGTTTTTCTCCAATAATTGTAAAAACCGCATACAGATAATAATAGAGAGCTTCTCAACGGCAAATATCGCCATAGAAGTTATTCAGGAAGCAGGAGAGGATTTAGCTGAGTTGCTCGGTCGAGTTATAGAGGCTAAAATGCAGGTCAGTAGAATTGTTGCTCGCCTGAAAAATTTTCCATGA
- a CDS encoding tyrosine-type recombinase/integrase has product MKIDRHGQAKILTLEELERLFNNGLTNSRDRALFAICLYTACRIRECCTLRTTDVYERKGDVLPEIIFRKGNTKGKLATRAIPVIEELRRMLLDYYPSPRTWFLFPGLAQTGHIHPDSAARIFRRACQRVNIIGASTHSFRRTALTQLSNEGIPLRVIQEVSGHRNLGELQKYLEVKPEQVRGAVSALSMLSTAGKSRYDDTLTGEEEKSEQARSRSSDISP; this is encoded by the coding sequence GTGAAAATTGACCGCCACGGTCAGGCAAAGATCTTAACGCTTGAAGAACTCGAACGACTCTTTAACAACGGCTTAACCAACAGTCGAGATCGCGCTCTGTTTGCCATCTGCCTTTATACTGCTTGCCGGATTCGGGAATGCTGCACGTTGCGAACGACGGACGTTTACGAGCGGAAAGGGGACGTGTTGCCCGAAATTATCTTTCGCAAAGGCAACACCAAAGGCAAGCTGGCCACTCGTGCCATTCCCGTGATTGAGGAGCTGCGCCGAATGCTGCTCGATTACTACCCTTCCCCTCGCACTTGGTTTCTCTTCCCTGGTCTCGCGCAAACTGGACACATCCACCCCGACTCGGCAGCAAGAATTTTTCGTCGTGCCTGTCAGCGCGTTAATATAATTGGCGCAAGCACCCACAGCTTCAGGCGAACTGCATTGACTCAATTGAGTAACGAGGGGATTCCCCTGCGCGTAATACAAGAGGTATCGGGGCATCGTAATCTAGGAGAACTACAGAAATACCTAGAAGTCAAACCCGAACAAGTGCGCGGTGCGGTTTCCGCTCTCTCGATGCTCTCGACTGCCGGAAAATCAAGATATGACGACACCCTGACAGGGGAAGAAGAAAAGAGTGAGCAAGCGCGATCGCGCTCCTCGGATATTTCTCCTTAA
- a CDS encoding ParA family protein, producing the protein MTSLESTKSIIIGFVNQKGGVGKTTLAAHFAYWCSQKGSAIVIDADAQQSSSNWLKDLGIPCKIVNDPEDLLDVLLILPEKYDAVIVDGPGGMSEVTKAILYGVDVALVPCKPSALDTHSSSRIIRMIRQSQKIRSGKPKSALFLNQAVKGTLLLRDSIEMLKHFGFPSLQSVIYNRQVICDAPGQGTTVWDMAGTAAQAASEDFDALFQEVIELAHE; encoded by the coding sequence ATGACCTCTTTAGAAAGTACGAAATCCATTATTATCGGCTTTGTCAACCAAAAAGGGGGAGTGGGGAAGACGACACTGGCAGCTCACTTTGCCTATTGGTGCAGCCAAAAGGGATCGGCCATCGTCATTGATGCGGATGCACAGCAAAGCAGCTCGAATTGGCTCAAAGACTTAGGAATTCCCTGTAAAATTGTTAATGACCCCGAAGACCTTTTAGACGTACTGTTAATACTGCCAGAAAAGTATGATGCAGTCATTGTTGATGGACCGGGAGGAATGAGTGAAGTGACAAAAGCAATCCTCTACGGAGTCGATGTCGCTTTAGTTCCCTGCAAGCCCTCGGCTTTAGATACTCACAGCAGTAGCCGAATTATTCGTATGATTCGGCAATCCCAGAAAATCCGCTCTGGCAAACCTAAATCCGCTCTGTTTCTCAACCAAGCGGTCAAGGGAACTCTTCTGCTGCGCGACTCGATCGAGATGCTCAAACATTTTGGTTTTCCTTCTCTCCAAAGCGTTATTTACAATCGGCAAGTCATCTGCGATGCCCCAGGACAAGGAACGACGGTCTGGGATATGGCGGGGACAGCGGCGCAAGCTGCCAGCGAGGATTTTGATGCACTTTTTCAAGAAGTTATAGAGTTGGCTCATGAGTAA